A window from Azoarcus sp. DD4 encodes these proteins:
- a CDS encoding MetQ/NlpA family ABC transporter substrate-binding protein, with translation MKLLRTLFAAGLALGLAAVQPGAIAQDKKTATLGATAGPNFDQLKLGIKPVLEKKGYTVKLVEFNDYVQPNLALAQGSLDANLFQHQAYLRKFAADKGLDLVEAIKAPIAPLGLYSKSRKSLAEVREGDRITLANDPSNLARALLMLEANGLIKVKPGIDPLKVTEKDVAENPRKLKLVPIEAAQLPRTLDDAAFAVVNGNFAIASGLKLTEAIALEKTPDHYLLVLAVRGADKDSQLTRDLVAAFQSPEYKAVIREHYKGYALPDYLR, from the coding sequence ATGAAACTGCTGCGCACCCTCTTCGCCGCCGGCCTCGCGCTCGGCCTGGCTGCCGTCCAGCCCGGCGCCATCGCCCAGGACAAGAAGACCGCCACGCTCGGCGCCACCGCCGGCCCCAACTTCGACCAGCTCAAGCTCGGCATCAAGCCGGTGCTGGAAAAGAAGGGCTACACGGTGAAGCTGGTCGAATTCAACGATTACGTCCAGCCCAACCTCGCGCTGGCGCAGGGCTCGCTCGACGCCAACCTGTTCCAGCACCAGGCTTACCTGCGCAAGTTCGCCGCCGACAAGGGTCTCGACCTGGTCGAGGCGATCAAGGCGCCGATCGCGCCGCTCGGCCTCTACTCCAAGAGCCGCAAGAGCCTCGCCGAAGTGCGCGAAGGCGACCGCATCACGCTGGCCAACGACCCGAGCAACCTCGCCCGCGCGCTGCTGATGCTCGAAGCCAACGGCCTCATCAAGGTCAAGCCGGGCATCGATCCGCTCAAGGTCACCGAGAAGGACGTCGCCGAGAATCCGCGCAAGCTCAAGCTCGTCCCGATCGAAGCGGCGCAACTGCCGCGCACGCTGGACGACGCCGCCTTCGCGGTGGTGAACGGCAACTTCGCGATCGCCTCCGGCCTCAAGCTGACCGAAGCGATCGCCCTCGAGAAGACGCCGGACCACTACCTGCTGGTGCTGGCGGTGCGCGGGGCGGACAAGGACAGCCAGCTCACCCGCGATCTGGTCGCCGCCTTCCAGTCGCCCGAATACAAGGCGGTGATCCGCGAGCACTACAAGGGATACGCCCTGCCTGACTACCTGCGCTGA
- the ypfH gene encoding esterase → MNKAAIVIQQAGVATDGLVLLFHGVGALPASMVPVGQRLAQAMPRALVVAVPSPFASDISAGLQWFSVRGVTEDNRPARVDAVMPLFCDTVRHWQAEAAVDEEATTLVGFSQGGIMALESTRLARPPAATVVSFAGRFAVPPDKASAARIHLLHGEQDGVMPVELARAAAERLGQLGTSVSLDTLPGIGHEPHPALVDRAIARLREDATV, encoded by the coding sequence ATGAACAAGGCCGCCATCGTCATCCAGCAAGCCGGTGTCGCCACCGACGGTCTGGTGTTGCTGTTCCACGGCGTGGGTGCGCTGCCGGCGAGCATGGTTCCGGTCGGTCAGCGCCTGGCGCAGGCCATGCCCAGGGCCCTGGTGGTGGCGGTGCCGTCGCCCTTTGCTTCGGACATCTCGGCCGGACTGCAGTGGTTTTCGGTGCGTGGCGTCACCGAGGATAACCGACCGGCGCGTGTCGATGCGGTGATGCCGCTGTTTTGCGACACGGTGCGTCACTGGCAGGCCGAGGCTGCCGTCGACGAGGAGGCGACCACGCTGGTCGGCTTTTCGCAGGGCGGCATCATGGCGCTGGAGTCCACCCGCCTGGCGCGGCCGCCGGCGGCCACCGTCGTCTCCTTTGCCGGTCGGTTTGCAGTGCCGCCGGACAAGGCCTCCGCGGCCCGCATCCATCTGCTCCACGGCGAGCAGGATGGCGTGATGCCGGTAGAGCTTGCGCGCGCCGCTGCCGAACGCCTGGGCCAGCTCGGGACGAGCGTGAGCCTGGACACGCTGCCGGGCATCGGCCACGAGCCGCATCCCGCGCTGGTCGACCGTGCCATCGCCCGCTTGCGCGAGGACGCCACGGTCTGA
- a CDS encoding MFS transporter translates to MSSAEPPDSWSPFAWAAAALCAGTMGTALASPLYPLYQAAWGFPASTITLIYVTYMFGVLATLLFLGRLPDHLGPMRVLKVGLVGIAVGLGISAFAPDVGWLLVGRAVIGVASGLTTTAGTAALVELEPAGPRRRAMMIASTICAVGFGLGPLAAGVIAQLFPAPLITCYLVVIALVAVVLVALGRGGQRSVAAAAQAPQGRLTLHPDFVLPERAAWPAFAVAGAAAFLAFALYSLYASLAPSFIGDMLPWHGTAVSGFAIALVLCISAATQVVLRGMPERRGMLLGLGILIASVGLLAVALRGRSALLFGVSDLIAGIGHGIAFMSAMGIVNRVTPVGKRAGLLSSFFTVGYLGTIVPVLGVGVLADHIGIPLAVTAFCAVFGVAALGLLLASRRVLRPAAV, encoded by the coding sequence GTGTCCTCAGCCGAACCACCCGATTCCTGGTCTCCCTTCGCCTGGGCTGCCGCTGCGCTGTGCGCCGGGACCATGGGCACCGCGCTGGCCAGTCCCCTGTATCCGCTCTACCAGGCGGCCTGGGGCTTTCCGGCGAGCACGATCACGCTGATCTACGTCACCTACATGTTCGGCGTGCTGGCGACGCTGCTATTCCTCGGACGCCTGCCCGACCATCTCGGACCCATGCGGGTGCTCAAGGTGGGGCTCGTCGGCATCGCGGTCGGGCTGGGCATCTCGGCCTTCGCGCCCGACGTGGGCTGGCTGCTGGTCGGGCGGGCGGTCATCGGCGTGGCTTCGGGGCTGACCACCACGGCGGGCACCGCCGCGCTGGTCGAACTCGAACCGGCCGGCCCCAGGCGCCGCGCCATGATGATCGCCTCGACCATCTGCGCGGTGGGCTTCGGACTCGGACCGCTCGCTGCCGGCGTCATTGCGCAGTTGTTCCCGGCGCCGCTGATCACGTGCTACCTGGTGGTGATCGCGCTGGTGGCGGTGGTGCTCGTCGCGCTCGGCAGGGGTGGGCAGCGGAGCGTGGCGGCCGCGGCCCAGGCGCCACAGGGGCGGTTGACGCTGCACCCGGATTTCGTGCTGCCCGAGCGGGCGGCGTGGCCCGCCTTTGCCGTCGCCGGGGCGGCCGCCTTCCTCGCCTTCGCCCTCTACAGCCTCTATGCGTCGCTGGCGCCGTCCTTCATCGGCGACATGCTCCCCTGGCACGGCACCGCGGTGAGCGGGTTCGCGATCGCGCTGGTGCTGTGCATTTCGGCCGCGACGCAGGTCGTCCTGCGCGGCATGCCGGAGCGGCGCGGCATGCTGCTCGGGCTCGGCATCCTGATCGCGAGCGTGGGGTTGCTGGCGGTGGCGCTGCGCGGACGCTCGGCGTTGCTGTTCGGGGTCAGCGACCTGATCGCAGGCATCGGTCACGGCATCGCCTTCATGAGCGCGATGGGCATCGTCAACCGCGTCACGCCCGTGGGCAAGCGCGCGGGCCTGCTGTCGTCCTTCTTCACCGTCGGCTATCTCGGCACCATCGTTCCGGTGCTGGGCGTCGGCGTGCTGGCGGACCACATCGGCATTCCACTTGCAGTGACGGCCTTCTGCGCCGTGTTCGGCGTGGCCGCGCTGGGCCTGCTGCTCGCCAGCCGGCGGGTCTTGCGTCCGGCGGCCGTCTGA
- a CDS encoding helix-turn-helix transcriptional regulator — protein MDLDEVIKALAHPVRREILQWLKEPEKHFADQEHPLEVGVCAGKFERCGLSQSTVSTHLAILQRAGLVTTRRIGQWVFYKRNDEAIAEFLRQMGQEL, from the coding sequence ATGGACCTCGACGAAGTCATCAAAGCCCTCGCCCACCCGGTGCGCCGCGAAATCCTGCAGTGGCTGAAAGAGCCGGAAAAGCACTTCGCCGACCAGGAGCACCCGCTCGAAGTCGGTGTCTGTGCCGGCAAGTTCGAGCGCTGCGGCCTGTCGCAATCGACGGTCTCCACCCACCTGGCCATCCTGCAGCGCGCCGGGCTGGTGACCACCCGCCGCATCGGCCAGTGGGTGTTCTACAAACGCAACGACGAAGCCATCGCCGAATTCCTGCGCCAGATGGGCCAGGAACTCTGA
- a CDS encoding alkene reductase, producing MTTLFDPITAGDIRLANRIAMAPLTRNRAPDAVPAPMTATYYAQRATAGLLITEATAISHQGQGYANVPGLYAPEQIEGWKRVTEAVHAAGGKIVTQLWHVGRVSHNSLQPDGGAPVAPSAITARTKTYLIHADGSGEFVPTSAPRALDIAELPGIVEDYRRAARAAIEAGFDGIEVHAANGYLIDQFLRAGSNHRNDAYGGSIENRARLLVEVMEAITAEIGAGRTAIRISPVTPANDASDPNPQPLFTYVVEQLARWPLAYVHVVEGATGGARDFQQGDAPFDYAALRAAYARAGGKAAWMVNNGYDRELAEAAVAEGRADIVAFGKAFIANPDLVLRLREKAPLNAWDTSSFYGGSEKGYLDYPTLG from the coding sequence ATGACCACCTTGTTCGACCCGATCACCGCCGGCGACATCCGCCTTGCCAACCGCATCGCCATGGCGCCGCTCACCCGCAACCGCGCACCGGACGCGGTACCGGCACCGATGACCGCCACCTATTACGCCCAGCGCGCCACGGCCGGCCTGCTGATCACCGAGGCCACCGCCATCAGCCACCAGGGCCAGGGCTACGCCAACGTGCCCGGCCTCTATGCGCCGGAGCAGATCGAAGGCTGGAAGCGCGTCACCGAGGCGGTGCACGCCGCCGGCGGCAAGATCGTCACCCAGCTGTGGCACGTCGGCCGCGTCTCGCACAATTCGCTGCAGCCGGACGGCGGCGCACCGGTGGCGCCATCGGCGATCACCGCCAGGACCAAGACCTACCTGATCCACGCCGACGGCAGCGGTGAATTCGTGCCGACCTCGGCGCCGCGCGCGCTCGACATCGCAGAACTGCCCGGCATCGTCGAGGACTATCGCCGTGCCGCCCGTGCCGCGATCGAAGCCGGCTTCGACGGCATCGAGGTGCACGCCGCCAACGGCTACCTGATCGACCAGTTCCTGCGTGCCGGCAGCAACCATCGCAACGACGCCTACGGCGGCAGCATCGAAAACCGCGCCCGCCTGCTGGTGGAAGTCATGGAAGCAATCACCGCCGAGATCGGCGCCGGCCGCACTGCCATCCGCATCTCGCCGGTCACCCCGGCCAACGACGCATCCGACCCGAATCCGCAGCCGCTCTTCACCTACGTGGTCGAGCAGCTGGCGCGCTGGCCGCTCGCCTATGTGCACGTGGTGGAGGGCGCCACCGGTGGCGCGCGCGACTTCCAGCAGGGCGACGCGCCCTTCGACTATGCCGCGCTGCGCGCCGCCTACGCCAGGGCCGGCGGCAAGGCCGCGTGGATGGTGAACAACGGCTACGACCGCGAACTTGCCGAAGCCGCTGTCGCCGAAGGCCGTGCCGACATCGTCGCCTTCGGCAAGGCCTTCATCGCCAACCCCGACCTGGTGCTGCGCCTGCGCGAAAAGGCGCCGCTCAATGCCTGGGATACCTCCAGCTTCTACGGCGGCAGCGAGAAGGGCTACCTCGACTATCCCACCCTGGGCTGA
- a CDS encoding flagellar hook-length control protein FliK, with product MPASVNQPNSLFSFLPASATAADGSRSSSGQGFAQMLQGQMSARANQQAHRTDYARDSETAARSTERQRVREPQRDTARTPERSQATDRTAANDAERGTDGCRPQDASADSTQPPADANAQQNAATAVEPAQQAPQPATPTPAETAALAGLPAAIAALLAGTSPAGDAAATAGSGLLPSDGAGDTLAESLQNPAGDLTRFATENGAAGRAAQLAAQLQAKPEAAVEGADANAIGQAARGGEVPGGLQVAAAAIAGARHQTASQPAVPQLPVNTPAGQSAFADDVGDRVMWMLGRAESKAELVLTPPTLGKVEVSINLSGDQTTAQFVASSQAARDALEQAMPRLREILQQSGISLGQTSVGTSGDQQAAQDEGGRRGHGTNGSSGVDGADGVGASRWIRQSEGMVDTFA from the coding sequence ATGCCCGCCTCCGTCAATCAGCCCAACTCGCTGTTCTCCTTTCTCCCCGCCTCCGCGACTGCCGCCGACGGCAGCCGCAGCAGTAGCGGCCAGGGTTTCGCCCAGATGTTGCAGGGCCAGATGAGCGCCCGCGCCAACCAGCAGGCCCACCGCACCGATTACGCCCGCGACAGCGAGACCGCAGCGCGCAGCACCGAACGCCAGCGCGTGCGCGAGCCGCAGCGCGACACCGCACGCACACCGGAACGCAGCCAGGCAACCGACAGGACCGCCGCCAACGATGCCGAACGTGGCACGGACGGCTGCCGGCCCCAGGACGCAAGCGCCGACAGCACCCAGCCTCCCGCCGACGCCAATGCACAGCAGAACGCTGCCACGGCCGTCGAGCCCGCCCAGCAAGCGCCCCAGCCGGCAACGCCCACGCCGGCAGAAACGGCGGCGCTTGCCGGCCTGCCGGCAGCGATTGCCGCCCTCCTTGCCGGCACCTCGCCCGCCGGCGACGCTGCCGCAACGGCTGGCAGCGGGCTGCTGCCGAGCGACGGCGCGGGTGACACGCTCGCGGAATCGCTGCAGAATCCGGCCGGGGATCTCACCCGTTTCGCAACCGAGAACGGCGCCGCGGGCCGGGCAGCACAACTCGCGGCACAACTGCAAGCCAAACCGGAAGCCGCCGTCGAAGGCGCGGATGCCAATGCGATCGGCCAGGCGGCCCGCGGCGGAGAAGTGCCGGGCGGCCTGCAGGTGGCCGCGGCGGCCATTGCCGGCGCGCGTCACCAGACCGCCAGCCAGCCGGCCGTACCGCAACTGCCGGTCAATACGCCGGCCGGCCAGAGCGCCTTCGCCGACGATGTCGGCGACCGCGTGATGTGGATGCTGGGCCGTGCCGAAAGCAAGGCCGAACTGGTCCTGACGCCGCCGACGCTGGGCAAGGTCGAGGTGTCGATCAACCTCAGCGGCGACCAGACCACCGCCCAGTTCGTCGCCTCCTCGCAGGCGGCGCGCGACGCGCTGGAGCAGGCGATGCCGCGCCTGCGGGAAATCCTGCAGCAGTCGGGCATCAGCCTGGGCCAGACCAGCGTCGGCACCTCGGGCGACCAGCAGGCCGCGCAGGATGAAGGCGGCCGGCGTGGCCACGGCACGAACGGCAGCAGTGGCGTGGACGGTGCCGACGGCGTGGGAGCCTCGAGATGGATCAGACAATCCGAAGGGATGGTCGACACCTTCGCCTGA
- a CDS encoding flagellar basal body-associated FliL family protein — protein sequence MAKAPAKPEAAAEPAAPRKSGKLLLIILILLVLVLIVVAAAVGVVVMMKSKGGNDAHGSEAAHAPAPPPPPAAVDLSKPPSFVTLEPFTVNLQRDEGDHYLQAVIVLRVADAKTAESLKGFMPEIRHRVNLLLSSKLPSELSSIDGRETLAIEIVDQSNDALGFPPPREASRRAAPTGPIQAVLFNSFIIQ from the coding sequence ATGGCCAAGGCGCCAGCCAAACCGGAAGCCGCCGCTGAACCCGCCGCCCCGAGAAAGAGCGGCAAGCTGTTGCTCATCATCCTCATCCTGCTGGTGCTGGTCCTGATCGTCGTCGCCGCGGCCGTCGGCGTCGTGGTCATGATGAAGAGCAAGGGCGGCAACGACGCCCACGGCAGCGAGGCCGCCCATGCGCCCGCTCCCCCGCCGCCTCCGGCCGCGGTCGATCTGTCCAAGCCGCCGTCCTTCGTGACGCTGGAGCCCTTCACGGTCAACCTGCAGCGCGACGAGGGCGACCACTACCTGCAGGCAGTCATCGTGCTGCGCGTGGCCGACGCCAAGACCGCCGAAAGCCTCAAGGGTTTCATGCCGGAGATCCGCCACCGCGTGAACCTGTTGCTGTCGAGCAAGCTGCCCTCCGAACTCTCCTCCATCGACGGCCGCGAAACGCTGGCGATCGAGATCGTGGACCAGTCCAACGACGCGCTCGGCTTCCCGCCGCCGCGCGAAGCCAGCCGCCGCGCCGCGCCCACCGGGCCGATCCAGGCGGTGCTGTTCAACTCCTTCATCATCCAGTAA
- the fliM gene encoding flagellar motor switch protein FliM has translation MSSDFLSQEEVDALLRGVNGEADDGGGDEAEQGGVRPYNLATQERIVRGRMPTMELINERFARYLRIGLFNYMHRNAEVSVGPIKVQKYAEFVRNLVVPTNLNLVLGKPLRGTGLVVFDPNLVFLVVDNMFGGDGRFHTRVEGRDFTPTEQRIIQGMLNVVFTEYAKAWAPVFKLELEYVRSEMNSQFANIATPSEIVVSTSFSLELGGAQAEMHICFPYSMVEPIRDLLYSTMQSDHLTQDRRWITLLSRQLQTAEVELTCNLGTTRVTLRDIVNMRVGDVIPLQIPELLQAAVDGVPVLEGRYGTQNGQYAFKVERFFGPDESDAPKIPGATNG, from the coding sequence ATGTCTTCGGATTTTCTCTCCCAGGAAGAAGTTGACGCCCTGCTGCGCGGCGTCAACGGGGAGGCCGACGACGGCGGCGGCGACGAGGCCGAACAGGGCGGCGTGCGCCCCTACAACCTCGCCACCCAGGAACGCATCGTCCGTGGGCGCATGCCCACGATGGAGCTGATCAACGAGCGCTTCGCCCGCTACCTGCGCATCGGCCTGTTCAACTACATGCACCGCAACGCCGAAGTCTCGGTGGGGCCGATCAAGGTGCAGAAGTACGCGGAATTCGTGCGCAACCTTGTTGTGCCCACCAACCTCAACCTGGTGCTCGGCAAGCCGCTGCGCGGCACCGGCCTGGTGGTGTTCGACCCCAACCTGGTGTTCCTGGTGGTGGACAACATGTTCGGCGGCGACGGCCGCTTCCACACCCGGGTGGAAGGGCGCGACTTCACGCCGACCGAGCAGCGCATCATCCAGGGCATGCTCAACGTGGTGTTCACCGAGTACGCCAAGGCCTGGGCGCCGGTGTTCAAGCTCGAGCTCGAATACGTCCGCTCGGAAATGAACTCGCAGTTCGCCAACATCGCCACCCCGTCGGAAATCGTGGTGTCGACCAGCTTTTCGCTGGAACTGGGCGGCGCCCAGGCGGAAATGCACATCTGCTTCCCCTACTCGATGGTGGAGCCGATCCGCGACCTGCTCTACTCGACGATGCAGAGCGACCACCTGACCCAGGACCGTCGCTGGATCACCCTGCTGTCGCGCCAGCTGCAGACCGCCGAAGTGGAGCTGACCTGCAATCTCGGCACCACCCGCGTGACCCTGCGCGACATCGTGAACATGCGGGTCGGCGACGTGATCCCGCTGCAGATCCCCGAACTGCTGCAGGCCGCGGTAGACGGCGTGCCGGTACTGGAAGGCCGCTACGGCACCCAGAACGGCCAGTATGCTTTCAAGGTGGAGCGCTTCTTCGGACCCGACGAGTCCGACGCCCCCAAGATTCCTGGAGCCACAAATGGCTGA
- the fliN gene encoding flagellar motor switch protein FliN, giving the protein MADNDDNQITEDDWAAAMQEQASTEAGMDAEAARVAADLAAAAAFDESPYQAKPASQLFEDFGSTGTKPGALNDFDMILDIPVQLTVELGRTKLSIRNLLQLAHGSVVELDGLAGEPMDVLVNGTLIAQGEVVVVNDKFGIRLTDIITPAERMRKIRH; this is encoded by the coding sequence ATGGCTGACAACGACGACAACCAGATCACCGAAGACGACTGGGCTGCGGCCATGCAGGAACAGGCCAGCACCGAGGCCGGCATGGATGCCGAAGCCGCCCGCGTGGCCGCCGACCTTGCCGCGGCCGCGGCCTTCGACGAATCGCCCTACCAGGCCAAGCCGGCCAGCCAGCTGTTCGAGGATTTCGGTTCGACCGGCACCAAGCCGGGTGCGCTCAACGACTTCGACATGATCCTGGACATCCCCGTCCAGCTTACCGTCGAACTCGGCCGCACCAAGCTGTCGATCCGCAACCTGCTGCAGCTCGCCCACGGCTCGGTGGTGGAACTCGACGGCCTCGCCGGCGAACCGATGGATGTGCTGGTAAACGGCACCCTGATCGCGCAGGGCGAGGTGGTGGTGGTGAACGACAAGTTCGGCATCCGCCTCACCGACATCATCACCCCGGCCGAGCGCATGCGGAAGATCCGTCACTGA
- the fliO gene encoding flagellar biosynthetic protein FliO, producing the protein MRLIALTALALCALAPAARAAEPAPDLAGNVGQMLFGLAVVIALLLGCLWLLKRLAAPRGAASALKVLGAAPVGPRERVVLVEVGSEVLVLGVAPGNVRTLHIIPAASLPADAAAGGAPSILAGKDFSAWLKHSLERRKDAP; encoded by the coding sequence GTGCGCCTGATCGCCCTCACCGCCCTCGCACTCTGCGCGCTCGCCCCCGCCGCCCGGGCGGCGGAGCCCGCCCCCGACCTTGCCGGCAACGTCGGCCAGATGCTGTTCGGCCTGGCGGTAGTGATCGCGCTGCTGCTCGGCTGCCTGTGGCTGCTCAAGCGGCTGGCCGCGCCGCGCGGTGCGGCCTCGGCCTTGAAGGTACTTGGCGCCGCGCCGGTCGGCCCGCGCGAACGGGTGGTGCTGGTCGAAGTCGGCAGCGAGGTGCTGGTGCTGGGCGTCGCCCCCGGCAACGTCCGCACCCTGCACATCATCCCCGCCGCCAGCCTGCCGGCCGATGCCGCCGCCGGCGGCGCCCCGTCCATCCTCGCCGGCAAGGATTTCTCCGCCTGGCTCAAGCACTCCCTGGAGCGTCGCAAGGATGCACCGTAA
- the fliP gene encoding flagellar type III secretion system pore protein FliP (The bacterial flagellar biogenesis protein FliP forms a type III secretion system (T3SS)-type pore required for flagellar assembly.), whose amino-acid sequence MHRNSRSVRAIAATAARLLLPAVLTALPLTAAAQALPALSSTPGPGGSTTYSLTVQTLALLTLLSFIPAMVLMMTSFTRIIIVFSLLRQAIGTQTSPPNQVLLGLALFLTFFIMAPVADKVYVDAYVPMSEGRIGLDQALERASVPVKAFMLKQVREPDLTLFAGLAKVPPVDKAEDLPMRVVVPAFVTSELKTAFQIGFIVFIPFIIIDMVVASVLMSMGMMMMSPVIVALPFKIMLFVLVDGWTLLIGSLVQSFAV is encoded by the coding sequence ATGCACCGTAATTCCCGCAGCGTCCGCGCCATCGCCGCCACGGCCGCCCGCCTGCTGCTGCCCGCCGTCCTGACCGCGCTGCCGCTGACGGCGGCGGCCCAGGCCCTGCCCGCGCTCAGCAGCACGCCGGGGCCGGGCGGCAGCACCACCTACAGCCTCACCGTGCAGACGCTGGCGCTGCTGACGCTGCTCAGCTTCATCCCGGCGATGGTGCTGATGATGACCAGCTTCACCCGCATCATCATCGTGTTCTCGCTGCTGCGGCAGGCCATCGGCACCCAGACCTCGCCGCCCAACCAGGTGCTGCTCGGGCTGGCGCTGTTTCTTACCTTTTTCATCATGGCGCCGGTAGCCGACAAGGTGTATGTCGATGCCTACGTGCCGATGTCCGAAGGCAGGATCGGCCTGGACCAGGCGCTGGAGCGCGCCTCCGTCCCGGTCAAGGCCTTCATGCTGAAACAGGTACGCGAACCCGACCTCACCCTGTTCGCCGGGCTGGCCAAGGTGCCGCCGGTGGACAAGGCCGAAGACCTGCCGATGCGGGTGGTGGTGCCGGCCTTCGTCACCTCCGAACTGAAGACGGCCTTCCAGATCGGCTTCATCGTCTTCATCCCCTTCATCATCATCGACATGGTGGTGGCCTCGGTGCTGATGTCGATGGGGATGATGATGATGTCGCCGGTCATCGTCGCGCTGCCCTTCAAGATCATGCTGTTCGTGCTGGTCGATGGCTGGACGCTGCTCATCGGCTCGCTGGTGCAGAGCTTCGCCGTCTAG
- the fliQ gene encoding flagellar biosynthesis protein FliQ — protein MTPTAVVDLGRQAIEVTLLVSAPLFLAALVTGLIISIFQAATQINEMTLSFVPKIVVMFVTLVLAGPWMITTLTDFMRRLFESIPTMIG, from the coding sequence ATGACCCCCACCGCCGTCGTCGATCTCGGCCGTCAGGCCATCGAAGTCACGCTGCTGGTGTCGGCGCCGCTGTTCCTCGCCGCGCTGGTCACCGGCCTCATCATCAGCATCTTCCAGGCCGCCACCCAGATCAACGAGATGACGCTCTCCTTCGTGCCCAAGATCGTGGTGATGTTCGTCACCCTGGTGCTGGCCGGGCCGTGGATGATCACCACGCTCACCGATTTCATGCGCCGCCTGTTCGAATCCATCCCGACCATGATCGGCTAG
- the fliR gene encoding flagellar biosynthetic protein FliR: MISVTSAQLDAWLAAFMFPVARLLGLFASAPIFSNRAVPVRVRLAIGLGIAMALLPTLPPMPPIPPGGGIGLLIMVQQMFIGIAIGFMMRLVFAAIDMAGSLIGMQMGLSFAVFFDPDAGGQTAVLSDFLGLVATLLFLAINGHLMLIEVLIRSFEWLPVGVNVVSASGWAQIARAGGTVFATGLLLSLPVVAVLLVANIALGILTRAAPQLNLFAIGFPVTLAMGFIALVLIMTNFGPVVQSLFEHGFEATTMMLEALAPQAPAAAPPR; this comes from the coding sequence ATGATCAGCGTCACCTCGGCCCAGCTCGACGCCTGGCTGGCCGCCTTCATGTTCCCGGTGGCCCGCCTGCTCGGGCTGTTCGCCAGCGCACCCATCTTCTCCAACCGCGCGGTGCCGGTACGGGTGCGGCTGGCGATCGGCCTGGGCATCGCCATGGCGCTGCTGCCGACGCTGCCGCCCATGCCGCCCATTCCGCCCGGCGGCGGCATCGGCCTGTTGATCATGGTGCAGCAGATGTTCATCGGCATCGCCATCGGTTTCATGATGCGGCTGGTGTTCGCCGCCATCGACATGGCCGGTTCGCTGATCGGCATGCAGATGGGCCTGTCCTTCGCGGTATTCTTCGATCCGGACGCCGGCGGCCAGACCGCGGTATTGTCCGACTTCCTCGGCCTCGTCGCCACCCTGCTCTTTCTCGCCATCAACGGCCACCTGATGCTGATCGAGGTGCTGATCCGCAGTTTCGAATGGCTGCCGGTCGGGGTGAACGTGGTCAGCGCCAGCGGCTGGGCACAGATCGCACGCGCCGGCGGCACCGTCTTCGCCACCGGCCTGCTGCTGTCACTGCCGGTGGTGGCGGTGCTGCTGGTCGCCAACATCGCGCTCGGCATCCTCACCCGCGCCGCGCCGCAGCTGAACCTTTTCGCGATTGGCTTCCCGGTCACGCTGGCGATGGGCTTCATCGCGCTGGTGCTGATCATGACCAACTTCGGCCCGGTGGTGCAGAGCCTGTTCGAACACGGATTCGAAGCCACCACCATGATGCTCGAAGCGCTGGCGCCGCAGGCGCCCGCCGCCGCGCCGCCGCGCTAG